The following nucleotide sequence is from Salvia splendens isolate huo1 chromosome 2, SspV2, whole genome shotgun sequence.
ATCGAAAAATAGTGTCATCTTTTCTGATGACTCACTTTTATACATCCCGTAAGATGTGAATTCTGGATTTTCCTGAACTTAACCAGTCTTTCTCTTTAGCCCTGAGTTATACAGGTCTAGAGTACTGGAGCTGAATGCTAGTGATGATCGTGGGATAAATGTTGTTCGTacgaaaataaaaaactttGCCGCTGTTGCTGTTGGCTCTGCACGTCAAGGGTACTAATACTATGTTTTAGAATGTAGCATATATCTTGTCTTTCTGCGGTTGCTCCTTGATTGTCATTTTAATGCTTTTCATTCTGACTTTAGTGGTTATCCTTGCCCACCTTATAAGATCATAATTCTTGATGAGGCTGACTCGATGACTGAAGATGCCCAGGCAAGTGTGCTGGTTCTGCATGTATTGCTTTGTATTATGGGTGTTTTAGTGAATGGTTGATTTATCGCTTAACAGAATGCCTTGCGACGCACCATGGAGACATACTCAAAAGTTACAAGATTCTTCTTCATATGTAACTACATCAGCAGGTAGAGTTGTGGATCATGATATGTTATAAAAGGTTTTTTAATTCTGGGGATAGTGCTAAGTGGACATGTATCTTCGGTTACAAGTATTTCCCTGAGGTGATGCGTAGTATCCTCAGAGCTGACTTTAGGAATTATTCAATTTATACAGAATTATAGAACCCCTTGCATCTAGGTGCGCGAAATTCAGATTCAAACCACTTACAGAAGACATTATGACATCTCGCATTCTATACATCTGCAACGAAGAAGGTCTTAACTTGGATTCAGAGGTTTGATTTATCGTACTTGACATCTGATGCTTGTTTGAACAAATATTTGCTTGTGCATGTATATTGTCTTCGATCTTCTTGCTGTGACCATATTAAAATCTATGATTCACTGTAGGCTCTTTCAACCTTAAGTTCTATCTCTCAAGGTGATCTCCGCCGTGCTATAACGTATCTACAAGTAAGATATAGGAGTagataatattttcaaatttgcTAAATGCCTGTATTTTAGTAAGTTTATATAGTTCTTTATTACTGTAAACTACACAGTACATAATTTTGCTCTGCTGTATGTTGTGGCCAAAATCTTGGGACCAATAATTTATCATTTTGCTGACATTTATGTACAGAGCATTGAGTTATAACAACTATGTAGAAGTAATGGTGATTTGAAGACATTTCCATGGGTTAGCGGCTATCAACATCATTTATGAGAGACTACTTAAACGATAGGATCAAAGTACCTGAAAATATGTCTTAACAGTCTTTGTTTCCTTATTCTAGGACTTGTTCCTGTCCCTAACAACTGGATTGTAGCTTGTTTCTAAGTAGCTTGTCCGAGTGATGGGCTCTAGGTGAGAGGCCAGAATGACATAGGGTGCTTTATTTTTGAACTCTTAGTTCGAGCTGTGAGCTCTTCTTGCTACTGAACTAGCTGCTTCCCACCCCAGGATTCCTGACCATAgacaaggaaaattgtttgccTATGATACAGCTGTTTTGGGAATATAAGCATTACGGTATGATAGATACTTTATTGGTTAGTTTGATATTACCATAGCCATTGACCCGATTACCCCCTGAAATTCTAACAAACTCGTGGGTATTAGAAAGAAAAACTATTTGTCTTGAGGAAGACTTATAATGGAGTGAGGGTGCTTGAACCTGTGCTTTGTCATTGGTATATTACATTTTTGGGAGCATTTTATCTTGGTTTTTATATTCCCCTTTTGTTCAGGGTGCTGCTCGCTTATTCGGATCCTCAATTACATCTAAGGACTTAATCAGCGTGTCTGGTGTAAGTTGCTCTCCagaatttgtgaataatggcTTCAGGATACTATCATTACATTTTGGTTGTTTGCATCTCTATAGGACATTCTTTGCATTTGTAAATATAGAAATTGTGAGGGACAAATTACCGGTTTTGAAATATTTACACCATTTTGTCTACTCAAAAACTGATTGATAGTACATCATTGGTCAGGTCATCCCTGATGATGTTGTGCAGGTCCTCTTTACCGCTTGCAGAAGTGGTGATTTCGACATGGCTGATAAGGAAGTGAAAAATGTGATTGCTGAAGGCTATCCAGCTTCTCAGATGCTTAACCATGTAGGGTTGATTCTTGATTCCACACTGTTTTTTTTAGGTGCTGAATGCTAACTCGTCCGTATTTTCAGTTGTATGATGTAGTTGTCGAATCTGATGACATACCAGATGACCAGAAAGCAAGAATATGCAAGAAATTTGGAGAGGCCGATAAGGTGAAAATGCTGGCATTTTTTGTCTGTTTCTTCTCGAGTTCTAAGTTTTAGTTTGAATGAAAAGCGAATGTGAACATGTTGCTTCTACCGTGTGGCTTTAACAGTGTCTTGTAGATGGAGCGGATGAGTATTTGCAACTGTTGGACGTGGCTAGCAATATAACGCGTGCGCTCAATAATATGCCACAAGAGTTCCCTTTCGGAAGTTAGGCGACCGTTCCTCCGGTCAGGTCTCTAGTTTTCATCTCAGCCCATGAATTCTTAAATCTAGTCAAGAAACAACTATCTGTGTATTCATGCTGAAAGATCCTACAACTTTTTCGCCAGATTTTAATGTCATAAAAGTTTAATCTACATGTTGAATATTCAAGAAAAAGAATTAATGATGGTATTAAAACCAATGCTTTTGGTTTATCTCTTATTAAGATTgagtttaaatttaattgttcCAAATCTCCTCCAATTTCACGCATGGTTTTGATATGATTTACAGTTTTGACTAATAAATCAGTACATCATAATGAAACACAAGCATGAGACAGTAAAATCATTTTGCCTTTGCATAATCACATCTTCCTTTTCAAGattccatttcatttttctaaaattggaGCAAAAATGTCAAATTAGTTGAGACCTCATTTTCATGTACTACACCTGTATACCTCCATTTAGTTTCCTGTTACGTACGTACCTATCTATTTTTAATCATCAATTAATACATCATGTACGTAGTAGTCTCCAAAGTATTCTCAAGAAACATAAAGTGATTATATATTATCCATAAATTATATgtaaccccccccccccccccccacataATATAAGTAGCTTCTATATGTATTTTTGTTTGACATGgatgaatataaataaaagaaaattattgaCCACATAATCACTTGACCGACAAACAAATTAGGCATGTTGAATTTATACGGTGCCAAAAGTCATGTccaatttatataattaggtgaagaatttattatttttcagtAGAATTAATATcacaaattaaagaaaaatgatttttatcACACAAACTCTCTTAATTCAAAtgttaatttgtatttttgtgaAGTCATACATTTCAAAAGGCCCACGTACCCCCACTTCCTACGCCTTTGATCATGCCTAGACTGATCCATTAACTCAACACACACTTCTATAAATTGATTTCCACACACAAAATTGAGTTTCCACTCTCACACAAACACACCAAGATAGTATCGAAAAAGCATACAACATGAAAAATGATGATTCCTTCAAGAAGCCCGGATCCATTCCCTTCAAATGGGAGATCCGACCCGGAGTCCCCAAGCCCCAAACACAGCCGGGTCGTCGCCTGCTTGAATCCGGATCCGAAAAGCAGCACCAGAGGAAGCAAAAGGTAGCAAGCATTCAAGAAACACCAAGAAAGCTCAAACCGCCACCAGCCGGGTTATGCTTCCAGCCCCCCATGGAGCCCCAAACCCGAACCCGCTCCATCCGATCATCACCACGCACACTATCGGATCGGATCGGGTCGCCACGCACATTGCTTCTTGCCCGACCCGACGTGGTTATCACGGCCGGGTGCTTCCCATCGCCCCGGAAACCGAAGAATGTGAAGGGGGCTAGATCCGTACCCGAATCCGATTACTATTCGGATCTTGAGGTCTCGTCGCGGTGGTCCTTTTCGAGTAGGAAAACAGTCCCAACGTCGTCTCCTTCCATCCACGGGTCATCGCCCCGACCCGTTTCCGATGCTGAATGGGCAGGATTCGGGTTATTTTAGAATCCAATGGATCATCGTTAATAACAGAAGAAGCACTATATATCGTTTGCTCAATGTGTTTTAAATATCCATGCAATCACACAATCATATACTACATCCAAGTGTGTGAAATGGAGAACAAATATTACTTAATTCATACCTTCTTGACATTTAATGcattttagaaaatatattGCAACTTGGTTGTGTACATTTCTAATGTATCTCAGAAAATACTACtgtataatttatattaaaagCCTTTATACTACACAACCCTCATTTCTACAAATGTTGTTTAATTCCATCCCAATTAAACTGGAAATGTGTTGAATACCATGACATATAAGAAGGGCAAGTGTTGAAAATCACGAATTTTAGTCTGATTCATTCTGCAACTTAAAAAAGcaagaaaaattatgaaattggaATTTGTTCTTAATTAGATGAAGTAGTATCCAATACGCATTCGATAAACCTGGACGTCACACTACAAGTTGGTTGAAGCTATTGTCTTTTCATAAACAAAACTATATGAAAGACACATAATCGATACATCATATGTAGGCAATCCTAATTTTTTGGGTTAGAACTATCAAGTTAGTTAGATAAGAACTATTCAAATTATGGTTTTACCAGCTACTTTTAATATTGCAGGTTAAAgtaaaatttgaccaaactttatGATTTTTTGGAAAATTATCCCTATAAGAAATAATGACTCCCAATATTTAGCAATATCTTTATATGACCATACGTGGCCAAAGATTGGGCTTGAAAATTTGAGGTAGAGTTGGGCTGGATCAGTAAAATATTGATCCAGTAAATTGGGCTTTCTCAATGGGTCGAAAACTGTAACTACTACTTTGATgcttttatatttgaattttgatgaaACAAATTCGATAATGACTcacaaatatatttttttatataaatctaagtaaataactaaaaatagattaaatatttaaatcagTGTAAAATGCATAGACGGCCAATGATTTTATAAATTCTATCCTATTTTTAGTGTGTTTGATACTttgatcaattttaatttaaatcagTGTCAAATTCATAGACGGCCAATGAATCTGTGAATCTATCCtatttttttagtgttttttttaatcaatttcaATACATGTGTATGTGTC
It contains:
- the LOC121768507 gene encoding replication factor C subunit 2-like, encoding MAPVLPSSQQWVEKYRPKQVKDVAHQEEVVRVLTNTLETTNCPHMLFYGPPGTGKTTTALAIAHQLYGPELYRSRVLELNASDDRGINVVRTKIKNFAAVAVGSARQGGYPCPPYKIIILDEADSMTEDAQNALRRTMETYSKVTRFFFICNYISRIIEPLASRCAKFRFKPLTEDIMTSRILYICNEEGLNLDSEALSTLSSISQGDLRRAITYLQGAARLFGSSITSKDLISVSGVIPDDVVQVLFTACRSGDFDMADKEVKNVIAEGYPASQMLNHLYDVVVESDDIPDDQKARICKKFGEADKCLVDGADEYLQLLDVASNITRALNNMPQEFPFGS
- the LOC121772058 gene encoding uncharacterized protein LOC121772058, whose translation is MKNDDSFKKPGSIPFKWEIRPGVPKPQTQPGRRLLESGSEKQHQRKQKVASIQETPRKLKPPPAGLCFQPPMEPQTRTRSIRSSPRTLSDRIGSPRTLLLARPDVVITAGCFPSPRKPKNVKGARSVPESDYYSDLEVSSRWSFSSRKTVPTSSPSIHGSSPRPVSDAEWAGFGLF